The nucleotide window CATCCATCTTCGAGCCGGTCTCCACCAGGGCCGTGGCCAGGATCGTCAGGCTGCCGCCGTTCTCCACATTGCGGGCCGCACCGAAGAAGCGCTTGGGCGGGTAGAGGGCCGAGGCGTCCACACCACCGGACAGGATGCGCCCCGAGGCGGGGGCCGCCAGGTTGTAGGCGCGCCCCAGGCGGGTGATGGAGTCCAGGAGGACCACGACGTCCTGGCCGAGCTCGACCAGGCGCTTGGCCCGCTCGATGGCCAGCTCGGCCACCGTGGTGTGGTCCGAGGCGGGGCGGTCGAAGGTCGAGGCGATGACCTCGCCCTTGACGGTGCGCTGCATGTCGGTGACCTCCTCGGGGCGCTCGTCGACGAGCACGACCATGAGGTGGGCCTCGGGGTTGTTGATGGCGATGGCGTTGGCGATCTGCTGCAGGACGATCGTCTTGCCGGCCTTGGGCGGGGAGACGATGAGCCCGCGCTGGCCCTTGCCGATGGGCGAGACCAGGTCGATGACGCGGGGGGTCAGGGCCTTGGGCGTGGTCTCCAGGCGCAGCTGCTCCTGGGGGTAGAGGGGGGTGAGCTTGGTGAACTCGGGGCGGCGCTTGGAGCGCTCGGCGTCCATCCCGTTGATGGTCTCCACGCTCACCAGAGGGTTGTACTTCACGCGCCCCGCACGGTTCTGGCGCCGGTTGCCCCGGCCCTGGGCGCCGGGGCTGGTGGTCTCCCCGCCCTCGCGCACCCAGCCGGTGACGGCGTCGCCGGCCCGCAGCCCGTTGTCCTTGATGAGGTGGCCCGAGACGTAGACGTCCTTGGGGCCGGGCAGGTAGCCGGAGGTGCGCAGGTAGGCGTGCTGCTGGTCGGTGACGTCGAGGATGCCGGCCACGGGCAGCAGGACCTCCTCCTCGCGCGGCTGGCCCCGGCCCTGGCGCCCGCCGGACTCGCCCGCCTCACGGCCCTGAGTGTCGCGGCCCTCGCGCTCGAAGCGGTCGCGCCCGCGCTTGCGGCCCCGCCGACGGCGCCCGCCGCGGCCCTCGTCGTAGCCATCGTCCTCCTCGCGGTTGCGGCGCGATCGCTCGGTGGGCTCGACGGCGGCGGTACCGGTGGCGTCGGCCAGGTCGCGCATGAGCGCGGCCTTGGCGTCGAGGTGGTCCTCGGGGGCATCGGGGCTCGACTCGCGTCGGGAGGACCCGCCCCGCTCAGCGCTGCCACTGCGGCTGTCACTGCGCTCGGGCGTGCCCGCGGCGGCCTGGGCGCGACGGCGCCCACGGCGGGACTCGCGCGGCTGGTCATCGCGGGACTCGTCGATCTCACGGTCGGAGCCGGCATGGTCGTGGTCGGTGCGGTCGGCGCGCTGCCCGCGGCGACGACGGGGCCCGGGGGCCTCCTCGGCGTCGTCGGCGCGCTCGGCCCGGGACTCCTCAGAGGTGTCCGGGAAGATCGGGGAGCGCGAGGGCAGCTCGATGCCCAGGTCGAGGGCCGGGGCGGACTCGCGCGCGGGGGTGCCGGCGGCCGCCTGGGCCCGGCGTCGGCGGGGGCGCGCACTCTCCTCAGCGGGAGCGGCCTGGCCCGTGGGCTGCTCGGCGGAGGGCGCCTGGTCGGGTGTGGGAGCTGTGGCGGGAGTGGAGGTGCCGCGCGCCTCGCGGATGGCGGCGACAAGCTCGCTCTTGCGCATGCGGGAGGTGCCCTTGAGGCCCATCTGCCCGGCAAGCGCCTGGAGCTCGGCCAGGCGCATCGTGGAGAGCGAGGACTGGGAGCTGGAGGTCTCGGTCACGAGTGTCCTTACGGTGTGGTTGCGCCACGCGCTGCGGCCTGGCGTTCAACAGGGAGACCACTGAGGAGCCGTTGGAGTCGCTCACAGAGGGTCGTGCACGCAACGTCGTGCATCATGAGGCAGAGCCTCCTGCCGACGACGGGTGCGGGCTGGCGCTGCGATACGCAGGGCCATTGCCGTCATCCTAGCAGCCCCATGCCCTCGCAGGGCAACTCCCCCGCGCCATCGTGCTCATCACGGCCCGTCCGCGCCGGGCCGGGCCCAGGCGCTGCGCACGGCGCGGGCCCAGGGCAGGTGGGATGCCCGTCCCGGGAGACGGTGAACAGGGCGGGACGTGGGTGAACGTGGGTGAAGGCCTGCGGCAGGACGCGGGCTGGGCGTCATCGCACCACCGACCGCAGGCCTTCACGATCCACGTGAGCCACCGCTGCCCGCCGGGGAGCGCCGGGGCATGGGGCGATGCCCGGGGCCGGGAGCAGCGCCCCACCCCGCCCCCTAGCGGGAGCGGCGCGGCAGCAGGGAGTCCATGGGCGTGAAGCCGGCCATGGCATCAACGGGCTCCTGGCGGCTGTGGCAGCGCAGCATCTGCGCCAGCTCACTGCCGGCCCGCTCGACCCTGGCCCCCAGCGGGGCCTCCCTGCGGGCCGCGGGCGCCTCGGAGGCCCAGGCCGCCCCGAAGTCCTCGCTGGCGGCGAAGACCGCCAGGGTGGCGGGGCGCGCCTTGAGGTGGGTCAGCAGCGGGCGCAAGGCGTACTCGGTGACCAGGGAGTGGCGCGCGGTGCCCGCCGTCGCCCCCAGGATCACCGGCATCCCCTCGAGGGCGCCCTCGGGCAGGACGTCGACGAAGCTCTTGAACAGTCCGGAGTAGGAGCCCTGGAAGACCGGGGAGACCAGGATGGCGCCGTCGGCCCGGCTCAGGGACTCCACGGCCTTGTCCAGCTCTGCGCTCATCGGTCCGCCCACGGAGGCCAGCGCGATATCGCCGGCCATGGGGCGCAGGGAGATGACCTCCACCGAGGCCAGGCGGGAGTCGGCCTCCAGGGCCCGGCGCGCGGCCTGGGCCAGGCGGTCGGCCAGCCTCTCCGAGGTCGACGGCGTGCTGATCCCCGCGTGGACGGCCACCAGGCGGGCGATCCGGCCCATCTGGGTGTGGTCGTAGGCGTCATCGAAGTCCCCGTACTCCCCCACCATCGGGCCGCCGGCCTCATCGGCCCGCGCGGTGGTGGTGCCGGCCCGCCCGGCCAGTCGGGCCGCCTCGACCTCCTGGCGCTCGGGGGCGTATCCGGGCGCCGCGGCGCCCTGGCCGGACCGGGGGGCGCCGGGCCCCTGTGCGGTGTTCGACATGTCAGATCCTCACCTTCCTGCCCGTGAGCGGGTCGAAGTCGTCGGTCATGGAGAAGGGCTTGTCCGCCGGGGGCTCGGCGCCCTCCAGGATCGCGCGGTGGCGGGGGTGGAGGGGCGCCTCGGGGACCTCGGCGGGCTTGGAGCCCTCCAGCTCGGCGCGCAGGGCCGGGACGATCTCGGTGCCCAGGATCTCGATCTGGCGCATGACCTCGGCGTGCGGGACCCCGCCCATGTCGACGTTGAAGGCCTGGCGCTGGTAGTCGCCCACGGCGTCGCGGTAGGTCAGGTACTTCTCGACGATCTGCTCGGGGGTGCCCACGGCCAGCGGGGTGTGGGCGGTCATCTCCTCCAGGCTGGCGCCCTGGTAGACGTAGCTGTTGCGGAAGTAGGGCAGGTACTTGCGCACCGCCTCGTCGTGGGTCTTGGCGGCGAAGAACTGCCCGCCCAGGCCCACGATCGCCTGCTCGGGGCTGCCGTGACCGTAGTGCGCATAGCGCTCGCGGTAGAGCCGGACCATCTTGGCGGTGTGCTCCACGGGCCAGAAGATGTTGTTGTGGAAGAAGCCGTCGCCGTAGTAGGCGGCCTGCTCGGCGATCTGGGGGGAGCGGATGGAGCCGTGCCACACGAAGGGGGCGACGCCGTCGAGCGGGCGGGGCATGGAGGTGAAATCGGTCAGGGGCGTGCGGAACTCGCCCTCCCAGTCCACGTTCGTCTCGGCCCACAGCCTGCGCACGAGGTCGTAGTTCTCCACGGCCAGGGAGATGCCCTTGCGGATGTCCTTGCCGAACCAGGGGTAGACCGGGCCGGTGTTGCCGCGGCCCATCATGAGGTCGACCCGCCCGTCGGCCAGGTGCTGGAGGTAGGCGTACTCCTCGGCGATGCGCACCGGGTCGTTGGTGGTGATGAGGGTGGTGGCGGTGCTCAGCAGCAGCGTCTCGGTGCGAGCCGCGATGCTGGCCAGGAGCGCCACGGGGCTGGAGGGCACGAAGGGCGGGTTGTGGTGCTCGCCGGTGGCGAAGAAGTCGAGGCCGACCTGCTCGCTGAGCACCGCCATCTCCACGGTGCTCTTGATGCGCTCGCGCTCGGAGAGGGCCTTGCCGGTGGCCGGGTCGGTGGTGACGTCCCCGACGGTGAAGATTCCGAATTGCATGTCAGTGCCGCCTTTCTACGGAGGGTCGGTGGTGGCCTGTCCTGATGGCACGACTCTAGACTCAATTTGGTTGAATAGTAAACTACCCGGGGATGAGTCCCCCCTCACATGCGCATGCTCGGTCGGGAGTCCGCCTGCGCGCCTGCCTCAGGCACCGCCGACGGCGGAGCGCACCGGACGGCGCCCCGGGGCCGGATCCCTCAGCTCAGGACCGCACCGTGGGTGTCGATACCCGGCACGAGCACGGTCCACCCGTGGTGGGTCAGGGTGGCGCGGGTGTCCTCCTCCAGGGCTGAGAGCACGAGGACCGTGGGCCCGGCCCCGGAGATGACGGCGGGGTAGCCCTTGTCGCGCAGAGAGTCCATCACCGCCATGGAGGCGGGCAGCACATTGCGCCGGTACTCCTGGTGGAGGCGGTCCTCGGTGCCGGCCATGAGCAGGTCGGGCCTCCCGGCCAGGGCCAGCATGAGCACCGCCGCCCGCGAGGTGTTGAACAGGGCGTCGGCCCGCGGCACGGAGACGGGCAGGACCCGGCGCGCCTCCTCGGTGGACAGGCGCGTGCTCGACGGCGGGATGAGCAGGCTGACGGGCAGTGCGCTGTCCACGGGCATGGGGGCCATGCGCGGCAGGCCATCGGCCTGCGTCCAGGCCACGGTCGCCCCGCCGAAGACCGCGGGCGCAACGTTGTCGGGGTGGCCCTCGAACTCGGTGGCCAGGGCGAAGACGAGCTCGTCGCCCAGGGCCTCGGGCTCGGAGATGAGCCCGCGCGCCAGCATGAGCCCGGCCACGGCGGCGCTGGCCGAGGAGCCCATGCCTCCCCCGTGGGGGATGCGGTTGGTGCAGCGCATCTCGAAGCCGGCCTGAGGGGCGCCCACCGCGTCCAGACCGGCGCGCAGGGCGCGCACCACGAGGTTCTCCTCGCCGGTGGGCACACTGCCCGCCCCCACGCCGGCGACCTCCACCCGGGTGACACCGGTGATGGGGCGCGCCTCGACCTCGTCGTAGAAGCGGAAGGCCATGCCGAAGGAGTCGAAGCCCGGCCCCATGTTGGCGGTGGTGGCCGGCACGCGCACGGCGGCGCGCTCATGGATCAGTCTCATGCTCACTCGCCCTCGACCCGACGGATGGAGACGACCTCCAGGACACGCTCGCAGGCGCCCAGCCCCTCCACGGCGGCGTCGAGGCGCGACACGGGCGCGGGGTGCGTGACGATGGTGACGACCGCCTGCTCCTGGGAGACGTAGGCGCTCTGGCGCACCGAGTTGATGGAGACCGCATGATCGGCGAAGACCCCGGCCATGGCTGCCAGGGAGCCCGGGGCGTCGTCGACGAGCAGCTGGATCTGGTAGCGGGTCACGGCAGCCCCGGGGCCCAGGATGGGCAGGGCGGCGTAGGTGGACTCGCGCGGCGCCTGACCGCCGTGGACGCGGTGGGCGGCCGCGGCGACGACGTCGGACAGGACGGCCGAGGCGGTGGGCGCGCCTCCGGCGCCCTGCCCGTAGAACATGAGGCGACCGGCGGACTCGGCCTCGACCAGGACGGCGTTGAAGGCGCCGTGGACACTGGCCAGGGGGTGGTCGGTGGGCACGAGGGCGGGGTGGACGCGCACGGAGATGCCCTCGGCCGCCCCGGCCTCGGGGCGGCACCGCTGGGCGATGGCCAGGAGCTTGAGCTCGCATCCCGAGGCGTGGGCCTCGCGGATGTCCTGGGAGGTGATCTCGCGGATGCCCTCGACGGTGACGTCGTCGAGGCCCACACGGGTGTGGAAGGCCAGGGAGGCGATGATGGCGGCCTTCGCCGCGGCGTCCAGGCCCTCGACGTCGGCGGTCGGGTCCGCCTCGGCGTAGCCCAGCTCCTGGGCGGCGGCCAGGGCGCGCTCGAAGGACAGGCCCTTGGTGCTCATCTCATCGAGGATGTAGTTGGTGGTGCCGTTGACGATGCCCAGGACGCTGGTGACCCGGTCACCCGCCATGGACTCGCGCAGGGCGTAGACCACCGGGATGGCCCCGGCCACGGCGGCCTCATAGTAGAAATCCGTGCCGGCAGCCGCTGCTGCGGCATACAGCTCGGGGCCGTGGGCGGCGATGAGCGCCTTGTTGCCGGTGATGACGCTGGCCCCGGCCTTGAAGGCGGCCAGGATGAGGGTGCGAGCCGGCTCGATCCCGCCGATGAGCTCGATGACCAGGTCGTTGCCGGTGGCCACGGCGGTGGCGTCATCGGTGAGCAGCTCACGAGGCACGGCAGGGTCCCGGGGGGCCTCCACATCGCGCACGGCGACGCCGGTGACGGTCAGCAGCGCCCCGGACCGGGCGGCGAACTCCTCGGCCTGCTCGGTCAGGAGCCGGATCACCTGGGTGCCGACGGTGCCCGCCCCCAGGACGCCGACGGTCAGGGCGCGGGAGCTGGGAGCGGAGGACTGGGGCTGGACCACGGCGGAACCACCTTGCTGTGAGCGGATACGGGATGCGTGCTGTGCGCTGGCGGCCGTTCCGCAAGAGCCCGGCCCGGCAGCGCCATGGGGGCGGGGCGCGCTGGGCAGGACGGGCGGGCCGTCATTGTCGCCAGCATAAGGGGCGGGCAGGCTGCGGCGAACCAGGCGTCCACCGATACCGCCACCCGCCGGCATCCACCGACCTCCACCGGTGAGCAGTACCGCTGGGGGCGACGACCGGCCCGACCCATGGGCCGGCTCTCGGGCGGCACCCCGCCTGCGGGCGCCGATCGGCTGCAAGCGCCGGCGGTCAGTGCCGGTCAATGCCGGTCAATGCCGCTCAGTACCGGTCAGAGCCGCACGATCCGGCGGGCGAGGAGCAGGAGGATCTGCTTGAGGGGCAGGCCGTCGTCCAGGATCAGGTCACCGGAGCGGTGCCAGACCGGGGGCGGCTCTTCCAGTGAGGAGGTTGCTGCGCTCATGGCATGAGCCTAGAGAAGCGCGCGTGGCACCGGTCACCCTCCGGGGAAGGATACTGAGCGCGCGGGCCTCCTCCTCCAGATGGATCGGCGCGCGGCCCCGCCTCGGGGACAACCCTGGGACACGGATGAGGCGCCGGGCCGTGCTCGCCCTCCAGCGGCCTCAGGGCTGTGCTCTCAGCACTGCGGTTCCAGCGCAGTGGCCCGCCCCGATGATCGGGGCGGGCCACTGGGTGCACCGCAGGGTTCCGAGGACGGCTGGCGGGTCAGGTCCCGTCACCCGGCCTCAGGGAGGCGCTGGTGCCGTGCCTCCGGGGCTCCGCGGTTCAGGAGCTGCGACGGCGTGCCAGCATGAAGGCGCCACCGCCCATGCCCAGTCCGGCCAGCACGAGGAGTGCTGCGGCATTGGCACCGGTGCGCGCCAGGGTGGGCGGACCGCCGGGGGTGCCGCCGGTGGGCGGCACAGCGGTGGGCGTCGTCGGTGTGCCCGGCTGGTCCGGGGTGGCCGGGGCACTGGGCGCCCCCGGGCTCTCCGGGGCGTTGGGGGCACCAGGGGTGCTCGTCGCCGGAGGGGCGGCCGGGGTGCTCGGTGTGGCCGGCGCGCTCGGCGTGGCCGGGGTACTCGGCGTCGGCGGGGCGGCGGGCGGCCCGGAGACGACGGCGTTGGTCAGCTCGACCTTGGTGCGCACCTGGTCACCAATGGTGAAGGTGGAGGTCTGCTGGCCATCGATGGTGAACACCGGGTCCTTCCAGGAGGCGCCCTCGGGGGCGGTCGACTGGGAGAGGTCCTCGCTGAGGGTGACCTTGGTGCCCACGGGGAAGGTGCCGTCGAACTGGGTGACCTCGCCGGCCTTGACGGTGAGGCTGGTGGTGCCGGTGCGGTCCTCTCCCTGGGGCTTGCGGCCCTCGGGTGCGGCCCAGTTCGAGTAGGAGCTCGCCGCGGCGGGCAGCTCGTAGGCGACGTCGACGACGAAGGAGGCGCCCTGCGTGGCACCGGCGGAGTCGCCCTCGACGCTCTTGGCGACCTCGAAGGAGCCGAAGCCGCGCTCCATCTCGACATTGATGTCGAAGTACTGCACGTAGGTCTGCTCCTGCGTGCTGGACAGGTCGGTGCCGTTCATCGTCACCGTGTTGCTGTAGGTGCTGCCGGGGG belongs to Actinomyces capricornis and includes:
- the rho gene encoding transcription termination factor Rho; translation: MTETSSSQSSLSTMRLAELQALAGQMGLKGTSRMRKSELVAAIREARGTSTPATAPTPDQAPSAEQPTGQAAPAEESARPRRRRAQAAAGTPARESAPALDLGIELPSRSPIFPDTSEESRAERADDAEEAPGPRRRRGQRADRTDHDHAGSDREIDESRDDQPRESRRGRRRAQAAAGTPERSDSRSGSAERGGSSRRESSPDAPEDHLDAKAALMRDLADATGTAAVEPTERSRRNREEDDGYDEGRGGRRRRGRKRGRDRFEREGRDTQGREAGESGGRQGRGQPREEEVLLPVAGILDVTDQQHAYLRTSGYLPGPKDVYVSGHLIKDNGLRAGDAVTGWVREGGETTSPGAQGRGNRRQNRAGRVKYNPLVSVETINGMDAERSKRRPEFTKLTPLYPQEQLRLETTPKALTPRVIDLVSPIGKGQRGLIVSPPKAGKTIVLQQIANAIAINNPEAHLMVVLVDERPEEVTDMQRTVKGEVIASTFDRPASDHTTVAELAIERAKRLVELGQDVVVLLDSITRLGRAYNLAAPASGRILSGGVDASALYPPKRFFGAARNVENGGSLTILATALVETGSKMDEVIFEEFKGTGNMELRLSRQLADKRIFPAVDVAASGTRREELLIDPAQLKIMWRLRRLFAGLEQQQALELVLSKLKDTQSNAEFLMVISKTTPAGTSLADADDEATPA
- a CDS encoding CE1759 family FMN reductase; its protein translation is MVGEYGDFDDAYDHTQMGRIARLVAVHAGISTPSTSERLADRLAQAARRALEADSRLASVEVISLRPMAGDIALASVGGPMSAELDKAVESLSRADGAILVSPVFQGSYSGLFKSFVDVLPEGALEGMPVILGATAGTARHSLVTEYALRPLLTHLKARPATLAVFAASEDFGAAWASEAPAARREAPLGARVERAGSELAQMLRCHSRQEPVDAMAGFTPMDSLLPRRSR
- a CDS encoding CE1758 family FMN-dependent luciferase-like monooxygenase; translation: MQFGIFTVGDVTTDPATGKALSERERIKSTVEMAVLSEQVGLDFFATGEHHNPPFVPSSPVALLASIAARTETLLLSTATTLITTNDPVRIAEEYAYLQHLADGRVDLMMGRGNTGPVYPWFGKDIRKGISLAVENYDLVRRLWAETNVDWEGEFRTPLTDFTSMPRPLDGVAPFVWHGSIRSPQIAEQAAYYGDGFFHNNIFWPVEHTAKMVRLYRERYAHYGHGSPEQAIVGLGGQFFAAKTHDEAVRKYLPYFRNSYVYQGASLEEMTAHTPLAVGTPEQIVEKYLTYRDAVGDYQRQAFNVDMGGVPHAEVMRQIEILGTEIVPALRAELEGSKPAEVPEAPLHPRHRAILEGAEPPADKPFSMTDDFDPLTGRKVRI
- the thrB gene encoding homoserine kinase, translating into MRLIHERAAVRVPATTANMGPGFDSFGMAFRFYDEVEARPITGVTRVEVAGVGAGSVPTGEENLVVRALRAGLDAVGAPQAGFEMRCTNRIPHGGGMGSSASAAVAGLMLARGLISEPEALGDELVFALATEFEGHPDNVAPAVFGGATVAWTQADGLPRMAPMPVDSALPVSLLIPPSSTRLSTEEARRVLPVSVPRADALFNTSRAAVLMLALAGRPDLLMAGTEDRLHQEYRRNVLPASMAVMDSLRDKGYPAVISGAGPTVLVLSALEEDTRATLTHHGWTVLVPGIDTHGAVLS
- a CDS encoding homoserine dehydrogenase; the encoded protein is MVQPQSSAPSSRALTVGVLGAGTVGTQVIRLLTEQAEEFAARSGALLTVTGVAVRDVEAPRDPAVPRELLTDDATAVATGNDLVIELIGGIEPARTLILAAFKAGASVITGNKALIAAHGPELYAAAAAAGTDFYYEAAVAGAIPVVYALRESMAGDRVTSVLGIVNGTTNYILDEMSTKGLSFERALAAAQELGYAEADPTADVEGLDAAAKAAIIASLAFHTRVGLDDVTVEGIREITSQDIREAHASGCELKLLAIAQRCRPEAGAAEGISVRVHPALVPTDHPLASVHGAFNAVLVEAESAGRLMFYGQGAGGAPTASAVLSDVVAAAAHRVHGGQAPRESTYAALPILGPGAAVTRYQIQLLVDDAPGSLAAMAGVFADHAVSINSVRQSAYVSQEQAVVTIVTHPAPVSRLDAAVEGLGACERVLEVVSIRRVEGE